In Dama dama isolate Ldn47 chromosome X, ASM3311817v1, whole genome shotgun sequence, one genomic interval encodes:
- the LOC133052058 gene encoding heat shock transcription factor, X-linked member 3-like, whose product MASQSSHESHTALLAPLTYGEPTTGDPCDSSSDLIIDSGEALEKQGDQPESPDPGLHDNLPPQGPKPEMANKEENNAVLELSFPRKLWRIVEDAAFTSVRWNDEGDMVVIEADLFQTEVLQRRGADQIFETESIKGFIRELNLYGFSKIRPSCHSAGKKMMIYRNSNFQRDKPLLLQNIPKRKKRVMATRHSPQLHHNQRTQEVGKKVQKGTPPARRTPRRRSSGLFRICSMCSVAGQARVKHLRSKQGGPSGKGTSNSAMSVHPATSGRKSTGQMPESPPEYPDYDSVMALYNTCYSMLMAALAGRAPNEASEAE is encoded by the exons ATGGCTAGTCAGAGTTCCCACGAGTCACACACAGCCCTGCTGGCCCCATTAACTTATGGGGAGCCCACAACAGGGGACCCCTGTGATTCCTCCTCAGATCTAATTATTGATTCAGGGGAGGCATTGGAGAAACAGGGTGACCAACCTGAGAGCCCCGATCCAGGCCTCCATGACAATCTGCCCCCACAGGGCCCAAAGCCAGAAATGGCCAACAAGGAAGAGAACAACGCCGTCCTCGAGCTGTCCTTCCCCAGGAAGCTCTGGAGGATCGTGGAGGATGCGGCCTTCACCTCTGTGCGCTGGAATGATGAGGGAGACATGGTGGTCATCGAGGCAGATCTCTTCCAGACAGAGGTCCTCCAGCGCAGAGGTGCAGACCAGATCTTCGAGACAGAAAGCATCAAGGGCTTCATCCGTGAACTGAACCTGTACGGTTTCAGTAAAATCCGCCCTTCATGTCACTCTGCAGGGAAGAAGATGATG aTCTATCGCAACTCCAATTTTCAGAGGGACAAACCTCTCCTCCTGCAGaacatcccaaagagaaagaagcGAGTGATGGCGACCAGACACTCTCCTCAACTCCATCACAACCAGCGCACCCAAGAGGTGGGCAAGAAAGTCCAGAAGGGAACCCCACCTGCTCGCAGAACCCCCAGGCGACGATCATCTGGGCTCTTTCGCATTTGCTCTATGTGCAGTGTAGCCGGGCAGGCCAGGGTAAAGCATCTCCGCAGCAAGCAGGGTGGCCCCAGTGGAAAGGGCACGTCCAACAGTGCCATGTCTGTACACCCAGCTACTTCTGGGAGGAAGAGTACTGGGCAAATGCCCGAGAGCCCCCCAGAGTACCCAGATTATGATTCAGTGATGGCTCTGTACAACACCTGTTACTCCATGCTGATGGCAGCCCTTGCCGGCAGAGCCCCAAACGAGGCCTCTGAGGCAGAGTAG